In Tubulanus polymorphus chromosome 8, tnTubPoly1.2, whole genome shotgun sequence, one genomic interval encodes:
- the LOC141910307 gene encoding uncharacterized protein LOC141910307 — MSDLESLKAIRTAQRKVLTRYVNDAKVILSINNPEDVQKLSNIADKIRSKLHVFSTNHDEIIPLLSAVDIEKVFEEHDRYEVNAESTLYEISGFSSRQSQSNLSISEFKHVQLPKLQLPKFNGNVLDWNNFWDSFDCVVHKRHDLSEVDKFTYLKSCLIGPALSSIAGLSSSGGGTYSHAVKILQDRFGQSRRLIHAYMEAMLEINKPSYTAASLRLFYDNMNISKYFSRSLGQRLDSRRIITVLSNELDLLELYSNNSTESQDVQFSTFLTKTQSGVNSGSKFNRFSKYPRTSRNCVYCCENHASVNCQKYSTVEDRFKFVSDNRLCRNCLRSDHFVIFCKSEIRCKICHGKHHISLCLKELAISSPKGSNLHSGKPMIASHLSDRAQSCDSPTRNSPTNRHSHATSDLPLTPLKRVSDLPQKRIESTTTVIQSQSNCILLKTAVLHVSGDNGISSEMNALFDDGSHRTFISKNFAEFLDLKPIRTEVVNISGFGSSDENNSDRRLGSLDIDPQLDFRSI, encoded by the exons ATGTCGGATTTGGAAAGTTTGAAAGCTATAAGGACTGCTCAGCGCAAAGTCTTGACAAGGTACGTGAATGATGCAAAAGTGATTCTTTCTATCAATAACCCTGAAGACGTTCAAAAACTGTCGAATATAGCCGATAAAATACGGTCGAAATTACATGTGTTTTCAACGAACCACGATGAAATTATTCCGTTGTTGTCTGCAGTAGACATCGAAAAAGTATTCGAGGAACACGACCGATACGAAGTGAATGCTGAAAGTACTCTTTACGAAATTTCTGGTTTTTCAAGTCGCCAGTCTCAGTCGAATCTCAGTATATCAGAATTTAAACACGTACAATTACCGAAACTTCAATTACCCAAATTTAATGGTAACGTTCTCGATTGGAATAATTTCTGGGATTCATTTGATTGTGTCGTCCACAAACGTCATGACTTATCAGAGGTTGATAAGTTCacctatttgaaatcatgtttgATAGGACCAGCGTTGTCTAGTATTGCAGGATTGTCGTCGTCCGGCGGCGGAACGTATTCTCATGCCGTTAAAATCCTTCAAGATCGTTTTGGTCAATCCAGACGATTGATTCATGCGTATATGGAAgcaatgttagaaattaataaaccATCGTATACCGCTGCTAGTCTTAGATTGTTCTATGATAATATGAATAT ttcaaaatatttctcgagGTCGCTCGGTCAAAGACTGGACTCTAGACGAATTATTACTGTCCTATCTAATGAGCTCGATTTACTGGAGCTGTATTCTAATAATTCTACTGAATCACAAGATGTCCAATTTTCTACATTTTTGACAAAAACCCAGTCAGGAGTAAATTCTGGTAGTAAATTCAATAGATTCAGTAAATATCCTCGTACGAGTCGTAATTGTGTATATTGTTGCGAAAATCACGCGTCCGTGAACTGTCAGAAGTATTCAACAGTCGAGGACAGATTTAAGTTTGTGAGCGATAATCGTTTATGTCGTAACTGTTTACGTTCTGatcattttgtcattttttgtAAATCTGAGATTCGATGTAAGATATGTCACGGAAAACATCATATAAGTTTATGTTTGAAAGAATTGGCCATTAGTTCTCCGAAAGGTTCGAACTTACACTCGGGTAAACCTATGATTGCTTCACACCTCAGCGATCGCGCGCAATCATGTGATTCGCCAACTAGGAATTCGCCCACTAACCGTCATTCACATGCTACTAGCGATTTGCCTTTAACACCATTGAAAAGAGTTTCTGATTTACCGCAGAAACGTATTGAGTCTACAACAACTGTTATTCAGAGCCAATCGAATTGTATTTTGCTCAAAACTGCGGTACTTCATGTTTCTGGTGATAACGGTATATCGTCTGAAATGAATGCATTGTTCGATGACGGTTCACATCGTACTTTTATATCAAAGAATTTTGCTGAATTTTTGGATCTAAAACCAATACGTACCGAAGTTGTTAATATTTCTGGTTTCGGTAGTAgtgatgaaaacaattctgatCGTCGTTTAGGATCACTAGATATTGATCCACAGCTAGATTTTCgtagtatttga